A genomic segment from Candidatus Borkfalkia ceftriaxoniphila encodes:
- the rbfA gene encoding 30S ribosome-binding factor RbfA, which produces MQNMRGKRLSGEYQKAVYEIISTKLKYKTSEIKGLVSVTKADVSPDLKSAKIYISVYGKNREEEAATFAEIQKHAGFIRHELAQVMTMRTVPELHFFVDDSMEYGDKIDRIIKGIHDTEPKNDDVT; this is translated from the coding sequence ATGCAAAATATGCGCGGAAAGCGGCTTTCGGGCGAATATCAAAAAGCCGTTTACGAGATCATATCCACAAAACTGAAATATAAGACGAGCGAGATCAAGGGGCTCGTCAGCGTGACCAAGGCGGACGTTTCGCCCGATTTGAAGAGCGCAAAAATTTATATCAGCGTGTACGGGAAGAACCGCGAGGAAGAAGCGGCGACTTTTGCCGAGATCCAGAAACACGCGGGCTTTATCCGCCACGAACTGGCGCAGGTGATGACCATGCGCACGGTCCCCGAACTGCACTTTTTCGTGGACGACAGCATGGAATACGGCGACAAGATCGACCGCATCATCAAGGGGATCCACGATACGGAGCCGAAGAACGATGACGTTACGTGA
- a CDS encoding DHH family phosphoesterase, whose translation MTLREIADKLKTIESAAIFCHMRPDGDTLGAALGLQGLLRACGIPSEVVCESPVPAKFFFLEGMREVASAPTKDAQAFIAVDSSDEARLGALCETFTKSKKIKFNIDHHVSNTRFGDYCYVEERAATCEIVTALADELEVPIDVHTANCLLLGVSSDSGNFAHKNVTENTFLTAAKLLRCGADIHEIQYNMFKRQPRERALLFGRTMSKIRYFYGDKIALISVGKKTLEECGASADMTEGFIDFPLSVDGVEVAACLLETKPHSFKISLRSKGRSNVNKIASVYGGGGHVLASGCMIGGELEEVVDKLVYTIRQHIED comes from the coding sequence ATGACGTTACGTGAAATTGCAGATAAACTGAAAACCATTGAAAGCGCGGCGATTTTCTGTCATATGCGTCCCGACGGCGACACGCTCGGCGCGGCATTGGGGCTGCAAGGCCTTCTGCGCGCGTGCGGGATTCCGTCCGAAGTGGTGTGCGAAAGCCCTGTTCCCGCAAAATTTTTCTTTTTGGAGGGAATGCGCGAAGTCGCGTCCGCACCCACCAAGGACGCGCAGGCGTTCATCGCGGTGGATTCGAGCGACGAGGCGCGCCTCGGTGCGCTGTGCGAAACGTTTACCAAATCGAAAAAAATCAAATTCAACATCGACCACCACGTTTCCAATACCCGTTTCGGGGATTACTGCTATGTGGAGGAGCGCGCCGCGACCTGCGAGATCGTCACCGCGCTCGCGGATGAACTGGAAGTACCCATCGACGTGCACACGGCGAACTGCCTGCTGCTCGGCGTCAGTTCCGATTCGGGCAATTTCGCGCATAAGAACGTGACGGAAAACACGTTTCTGACTGCGGCGAAACTGCTGCGGTGCGGTGCGGATATCCACGAGATACAGTACAATATGTTCAAGCGTCAGCCGCGCGAACGCGCGCTGTTATTCGGCAGGACGATGTCGAAGATACGTTACTTTTACGGCGACAAGATCGCGCTTATTTCCGTCGGGAAAAAGACGCTCGAAGAATGCGGCGCCTCCGCGGACATGACCGAAGGTTTCATCGATTTTCCCCTCTCCGTGGACGGAGTGGAAGTGGCTGCGTGCCTGTTGGAGACCAAGCCGCATTCCTTTAAGATATCTTTACGTTCCAAGGGAAGATCGAACGTAAACAAGATCGCGTCCGTTTACGGCGGCGGCGGGCACGTGCTTGCCAGCGGCTGTATGATCGGCGGCGAACTGGAAGAGGTGGTGGATAAACTCGTATACACCATCCGCCAGCATATCGAAGACTAA
- the truB gene encoding tRNA pseudouridine(55) synthase TruB, with protein MTPSGILNIDKPAGASSAAVVGRVKRVTGLSCGHMGTLDPMAGGVLPVGVGNATRLFDYLLDKEKQYRAAFLFGADSDTLDSTGDVKYDAGRVPCEEEIRAALSSQVGEIMQEPPLYSAKCVHGARAYDLARKGIPFTLEKKKVAIYSLDLLEKTGEGEYSFRIRCGGGTYIRAIARDLAAALGTKAIMTSLVREKSGMFDLKDAVSPDVLQKDNWQEFLIPVRNVLSYPRADFSDLTAKRLKDGLTQPFAGEGFYTLWLDGAFYGVAEAGGGVIRARTKLC; from the coding sequence ATGACGCCGAGCGGAATTCTCAATATTGATAAACCCGCGGGCGCGTCCAGCGCGGCGGTCGTGGGACGCGTTAAGCGCGTTACGGGGCTGTCCTGCGGGCATATGGGTACGCTCGATCCCATGGCGGGCGGCGTCCTTCCCGTCGGCGTGGGCAACGCTACGCGCCTTTTCGACTATCTTCTCGATAAGGAAAAACAGTACCGCGCCGCCTTTCTGTTCGGCGCGGACAGCGACACGCTCGACAGCACGGGCGACGTAAAGTACGATGCGGGCCGCGTTCCTTGCGAAGAGGAGATCAGGGCTGCGCTTTCCTCGCAGGTCGGGGAGATCATGCAGGAACCGCCGCTGTATTCCGCAAAATGCGTGCATGGCGCGCGCGCGTACGATCTGGCGCGAAAAGGCATTCCCTTCACGCTGGAAAAAAAGAAAGTCGCGATATATTCGCTCGACCTTCTTGAAAAGACGGGCGAGGGCGAATATTCCTTTCGCATACGTTGCGGCGGCGGCACGTATATCCGCGCGATCGCGCGCGATCTGGCGGCGGCTCTGGGCACTAAGGCGATCATGACTTCTCTCGTGCGCGAAAAGAGCGGTATGTTCGATCTGAAAGACGCCGTTTCGCCCGACGTTCTGCAAAAGGACAACTGGCAGGAGTTTTTGATCCCTGTGCGGAACGTGCTTTCTTATCCCCGCGCGGACTTTTCCGATCTTACGGCAAAGCGTCTCAAAGACGGGCTCACGCAGCCGTTTGCGGGCGAAGGATTCTATACTCTGTGGCTGGACGGCGCGTTTTACGGCGTTGCGGAGGCGGGCGGGGGCGTCATCCGCGCAAGGACGAAATTATGCTGA
- the ribF gene encoding riboflavin biosynthesis protein RibF, translating to MLKIIDYDSAERMEEPCVLMLGYFDGMHIGHRALLHAAMNRAAKENLKVGVMTFYGGKKGGQIYVFDERVRLFESLGADFALAARFDDTFKRTQKEEFLRAVFAKCNVRALVCGEDFTFGRDAAGTAEDVKRAAFEHGASLTVLPLVGIYEHKAAASLAKEYLAAGDVEKLNQLLGGRYFVAGRVSTEGRRVGSKLGFPTANLHLSNEKFPLRQGVYAVSVPIGGREFRGIANYGARPTFGDERVVLEVYLDGYKGDLYGEEIVVYFDGRLRDIRKFESADALKAQLKIDLEKIR from the coding sequence ATGCTGAAAATTATCGACTACGATTCCGCGGAGCGGATGGAAGAGCCGTGCGTGCTCATGCTCGGTTATTTCGACGGAATGCACATCGGTCACCGCGCCCTGCTGCACGCCGCGATGAACCGCGCGGCGAAAGAAAATCTGAAAGTCGGCGTGATGACCTTTTACGGCGGCAAAAAGGGCGGGCAGATCTACGTGTTCGATGAGCGCGTCCGCCTTTTTGAAAGCCTCGGCGCGGATTTCGCGCTTGCGGCGCGATTCGACGACACGTTCAAGCGCACGCAAAAGGAAGAATTTCTGCGCGCGGTCTTTGCAAAATGCAACGTGCGCGCGCTCGTTTGCGGCGAGGATTTCACTTTCGGGCGCGACGCGGCGGGGACGGCGGAGGACGTGAAAAGAGCGGCGTTCGAACACGGCGCGTCTTTGACGGTCCTGCCCTTGGTCGGCATTTACGAACACAAGGCGGCGGCGTCGCTCGCCAAAGAATATCTTGCGGCGGGCGACGTCGAAAAACTGAATCAACTATTGGGCGGCCGCTATTTCGTTGCGGGCAGAGTTTCCACGGAGGGACGGCGCGTAGGCTCGAAACTTGGCTTTCCCACCGCAAACCTGCACCTTTCAAACGAAAAATTTCCGCTCCGGCAAGGCGTGTACGCGGTGAGCGTGCCGATCGGGGGCAGAGAGTTCCGCGGTATCGCGAACTACGGCGCGCGTCCGACCTTCGGCGACGAGCGGGTGGTTCTGGAAGTATACTTGGACGGCTACAAAGGCGATCTGTACGGCGAAGAGATCGTCGTATATTTCGACGGTCGGCTGCGGGACATACGGAAATTCGAAAGCGCGGATGCGCTCAAAGCGCAGTTGAAAATAGATTTGGAGAAGATCAGATGA
- a CDS encoding TIM barrel protein, with amino-acid sequence MIKFGPSGNSESFFAAGLSHTEDAAKYVRERGLDCYEYSFGRGVHMGEGKAISIGEAFAAEGIEISVHAPYYINFANPLDESAQKSYHYVLDSGRFLKLMGGRRCVFHAATQGKMLREEAVALTAERLKILRDYIYLNDMQDLLFCPETMGKLGQIGTLEEIVAFCKIDEIFLPAIDFGHINAREGGSLKTVSDYKSRLEYMVGELGYERVKHFHVHFSKIQYSAKGEVRHLTFEDETYGPEFEPLAVALKELKLEPYIVSESAGTQAEDALAMKRIYNA; translated from the coding sequence ATGATTAAATTCGGACCGAGCGGCAACAGCGAATCTTTCTTTGCTGCGGGACTTTCCCATACCGAGGACGCGGCGAAATACGTGCGCGAGCGGGGACTCGACTGCTATGAATATTCTTTCGGCAGGGGCGTGCACATGGGCGAGGGTAAGGCGATTTCCATCGGTGAGGCATTTGCCGCCGAGGGGATTGAGATCAGCGTGCACGCGCCTTACTATATCAATTTTGCGAATCCCCTGGACGAGAGCGCGCAGAAGTCCTATCATTACGTGCTTGACAGCGGTCGGTTTTTGAAACTGATGGGCGGCAGACGATGTGTCTTTCACGCGGCGACGCAGGGCAAAATGTTGCGTGAGGAAGCCGTCGCCCTTACCGCCGAACGGCTGAAAATTTTGCGCGATTATATCTATCTCAACGATATGCAGGATCTTTTATTCTGTCCCGAAACGATGGGAAAACTCGGGCAGATCGGCACGCTCGAGGAGATCGTCGCCTTTTGCAAGATCGACGAAATTTTTCTCCCCGCCATTGATTTCGGGCATATCAACGCGCGCGAGGGCGGCAGTTTGAAGACGGTCTCCGATTATAAGTCGCGGCTGGAATATATGGTCGGCGAACTCGGATACGAGCGCGTAAAACATTTTCACGTGCATTTTTCCAAAATTCAGTATTCGGCAAAGGGAGAAGTGCGCCATCTGACCTTCGAGGACGAAACGTACGGACCCGAATTCGAGCCGCTCGCCGTCGCGCTGAAAGAGTTGAAACTCGAACCCTATATCGTGTCGGAATCGGCGGGCACGCAGGCGGAAGACGCGCTTGCGATGAAACGCATATATAATGCCTGA
- a CDS encoding aminopeptidase P family protein yields MDNTKKLLRALQAEAMLTESCDLRAYLTGFFSSFGYVYTDWEESVFFTDPRYAEGAKEALKGQDTKVEIAKSAASVFDYIKTKKVKKLAVPMERVSVPEAAVYKKYKFKLTDSMPAFVEAMSVKTDEEMQNVAAACEIAEKALDKLYGELKEGDTENEVAARLEYYMRAFGAGDRSFETIAAFGKNSSVPHHAPDDTKLEKGMPVLLDFGCKVGGYCSDITRTCLFGKSADDHFAKIYAHVYDAHMNAAEHIRAGMSGHEADALARGVLEKQGLDKFFTHSLGHGIGINIHEYPTLRIGADCTLKDDMVFSIEPGVYFEGEFGIRIEDSVRLKDGKVESFMRSDKKLIIL; encoded by the coding sequence ATGGACAATACAAAAAAACTTCTCCGCGCGTTGCAGGCGGAAGCCATGCTTACCGAAAGTTGCGATCTGCGCGCTTATCTGACGGGTTTTTTTAGTTCGTTCGGATATGTCTACACGGATTGGGAAGAGAGCGTTTTCTTTACCGACCCGCGCTATGCGGAAGGCGCGAAAGAAGCGCTGAAAGGGCAGGATACCAAGGTAGAGATCGCCAAATCCGCCGCATCCGTTTTCGATTATATCAAAACCAAAAAAGTCAAAAAACTCGCCGTCCCCATGGAACGCGTCAGCGTGCCCGAGGCGGCGGTTTATAAAAAATACAAATTCAAACTGACGGACAGTATGCCCGCGTTCGTCGAGGCGATGAGCGTCAAGACGGACGAAGAAATGCAAAACGTCGCCGCCGCGTGCGAGATCGCAGAAAAGGCGTTGGACAAGTTGTACGGCGAGTTGAAAGAGGGCGATACGGAAAACGAAGTCGCCGCGCGGCTCGAATACTATATGCGCGCATTCGGCGCGGGCGACCGTTCCTTCGAGACCATCGCGGCGTTCGGTAAAAACTCTTCCGTGCCGCACCACGCGCCCGACGATACCAAACTCGAAAAGGGAATGCCCGTGCTTCTGGATTTCGGCTGCAAAGTGGGCGGTTACTGTTCGGACATCACGCGCACCTGCCTTTTCGGAAAGAGCGCGGACGACCATTTCGCAAAAATTTACGCTCACGTTTACGATGCCCACATGAACGCTGCGGAGCATATCCGCGCAGGCATGAGCGGACACGAAGCGGATGCGCTCGCGCGCGGCGTTTTGGAAAAGCAGGGACTGGACAAGTTCTTTACCCATTCTCTGGGGCACGGGATCGGCATCAATATTCACGAATATCCCACCTTACGCATCGGGGCGGACTGTACGCTGAAAGACGATATGGTCTTTTCCATCGAGCCGGGCGTATATTTCGAAGGAGAATTCGGCATCCGCATCGAGGACAGCGTGCGGCTGAAAGACGGCAAAGTCGAATCGTTCATGCGTTCGGATAAAAAATTGATTATTTTATAA
- the efp gene encoding elongation factor P: MIAAGDFRKGVTIEYNGNVYVVVEFQHVKPGKGAAFVRTRLKNVVTGAVLELTFNPSEKVENAHIETKKMTYSYSDGELYWFMDEEFNLTPLNHDQVEDALKYIKENDPVTVRFYKGAAFSVECENFVELKIVEAEPGVKGNTATNATKMATLETGAKIQVPMFVNEGEVIRVDTRTGEYMERVK; the protein is encoded by the coding sequence ATGATTGCAGCAGGAGATTTCAGAAAGGGCGTCACCATCGAATACAACGGCAACGTATACGTCGTCGTAGAGTTTCAGCACGTCAAACCGGGCAAGGGCGCGGCTTTCGTGCGCACTAGACTGAAAAACGTTGTAACGGGCGCCGTTTTGGAACTTACGTTCAACCCTTCCGAAAAGGTGGAAAACGCACATATCGAAACGAAAAAGATGACTTATTCCTATTCGGACGGTGAACTGTATTGGTTCATGGACGAAGAATTCAACCTGACCCCGCTCAATCACGATCAGGTAGAGGACGCCTTGAAATATATCAAAGAGAACGATCCCGTGACCGTGCGTTTTTATAAGGGCGCCGCGTTTTCGGTGGAGTGCGAAAACTTTGTCGAGTTGAAGATCGTCGAGGCGGAACCCGGCGTGAAAGGCAATACCGCGACCAACGCCACTAAAATGGCGACTTTGGAAACGGGCGCAAAGATCCAGGTTCCCATGTTCGTGAACGAGGGCGAAGTGATCCGCGTTGATACCCGTACGGGCGAGTACATGGAGCGCGTAAAGTAA
- the dtd gene encoding D-aminoacyl-tRNA deacylase, producing MRALVQRVRKTALSVGGKPVSEIPFGLAVYLGVKEGDTRAQAEFIAKKIAHLRIFEDENGKMNLSVKDEGGEILLISQFTLYGDCTHGNRPSFIAAARPETAQPLYEIVKEELIGYGIPVCTGVFGADMKIEQYNDGPVSILIESEA from the coding sequence ATGCGTGCATTGGTTCAGCGCGTGCGCAAAACGGCGCTGTCTGTCGGAGGAAAACCCGTATCGGAGATTCCGTTCGGTTTGGCGGTCTATCTCGGCGTGAAAGAGGGGGATACGCGCGCGCAGGCGGAATTTATCGCAAAAAAGATTGCGCATCTGCGCATATTCGAGGATGAGAACGGCAAAATGAATCTTTCCGTCAAAGACGAGGGCGGCGAAATTTTGCTCATTTCCCAGTTCACGCTCTACGGCGACTGTACGCACGGCAACCGCCCGAGTTTTATCGCGGCGGCGCGCCCCGAAACGGCGCAGCCCCTTTATGAAATCGTAAAAGAAGAACTGATCGGATACGGGATACCCGTTTGTACCGGCGTGTTCGGTGCGGATATGAAGATCGAGCAGTACAACGACGGGCCCGTGAGTATTCTGATCGAAAGCGAGGCGTAA
- a CDS encoding MBL fold metallo-hydrolase, giving the protein MRIRYLGTAAAEGFPAVFCNCAACKMARELGELRTRSQALIDETLLVDLPPETYYHTVRFGIDLSAVSHLLVTHSHTDHFYAQELVNRGYKFAYGMRAKTLRIYGDETVREVFAEGTAREIKDDVRADIRFITAEPFTAFDCGGYEVYALPAKHTPSERALVYFIRKDGKGILYLNDTGLPDEGLYDFLREHKLRADLVSFDCTLGGSQEIHSGRHMNVYENAQVLEKLLRIGAAAPDVRAVITHFSHNAAPFRKDMDSLAAKFGFIAAYDGMTIEI; this is encoded by the coding sequence ATGCGGATACGTTATCTCGGCACCGCGGCGGCGGAAGGCTTTCCCGCGGTATTCTGCAACTGCGCAGCCTGTAAAATGGCGCGCGAACTGGGCGAACTGCGTACCCGCTCGCAGGCGCTGATCGACGAAACGCTGCTCGTCGATCTTCCGCCCGAAACCTATTATCACACCGTGCGTTTCGGAATAGATTTGTCCGCCGTGTCGCATCTTCTCGTGACGCATTCGCATACCGATCATTTTTACGCGCAGGAACTCGTGAACCGCGGCTATAAATTCGCCTACGGCATGCGCGCAAAAACACTGCGCATTTACGGCGACGAAACTGTGCGGGAAGTATTCGCAGAAGGTACCGCGCGGGAGATCAAGGATGACGTGCGCGCCGATATCCGCTTTATAACGGCGGAACCTTTTACGGCTTTCGACTGCGGCGGATACGAAGTGTACGCGCTTCCCGCAAAGCATACGCCTTCCGAGCGCGCGCTCGTCTATTTTATCCGCAAGGACGGAAAGGGAATATTGTATCTCAACGATACGGGTCTGCCCGACGAGGGTTTGTATGATTTTCTGCGGGAGCATAAACTGCGCGCCGACCTCGTGAGTTTCGACTGTACGCTCGGCGGCAGTCAGGAGATTCATTCGGGAAGGCATATGAACGTGTACGAGAACGCGCAGGTCTTGGAAAAACTTTTGAGAATCGGCGCAGCCGCGCCCGACGTGCGGGCGGTCATAACGCACTTTTCGCACAACGCCGCGCCTTTTCGGAAAGATATGGATTCGCTCGCCGCAAAATTCGGATTTATCGCCGCCTACGACGGCATGACGATCGAAATTTAA
- a CDS encoding GNAT family N-acetyltransferase, whose protein sequence is MIAETERTFFCELTECDFGNLCTILQDEKAMYAYEHAFSEGEVREWLERQIERYRIYGFGLWAVKDKKSGEFLGQCGITMQKWDDALVPEIGYLFRRKFWHRGYATECAAACKRYAFEKLDFPAVYSIIRENNLPSIAVAVRNGMIPVGKQTKYYYGMVMPHIVYEVKR, encoded by the coding sequence ATGATCGCGGAAACGGAGCGCACGTTCTTTTGCGAACTGACCGAATGCGATTTCGGCAATCTGTGCACGATTTTGCAGGACGAGAAGGCGATGTACGCCTACGAACACGCCTTTTCGGAGGGCGAAGTGCGCGAATGGCTCGAACGACAGATCGAACGGTACCGCATATACGGGTTCGGGCTGTGGGCTGTAAAAGACAAAAAAAGCGGCGAATTTCTCGGCCAGTGCGGGATCACCATGCAGAAATGGGACGACGCGCTCGTGCCCGAGATCGGCTATCTTTTCCGCAGAAAATTCTGGCATCGGGGTTACGCGACCGAATGCGCCGCCGCCTGCAAACGTTACGCTTTCGAAAAGTTGGATTTTCCCGCCGTATATTCCATTATCCGCGAAAACAATCTGCCCTCGATCGCGGTCGCCGTGCGAAACGGCATGATACCCGTCGGCAAACAGACCAAATATTATTACGGAATGGTCATGCCCCATATCGTCTATGAAGTAAAGCGTTAA
- a CDS encoding pentapeptide repeat-containing protein — protein MRILQPEFPEPLYPADFSAAVSEYRDTEERIEQKIFKNFRAENERFGHAEFFGCVFENCKFNDCAFERFEYTNAVFRGCDFSNGSLRNSYFKQCAFLQSKWMGADLSESVLKEIVATGCNFSYANLNAEKMQNACWKECDFSFADVAMGKLKGVAFSKCDFTRVNFYTTSLKGINLSDSKLSGIEISADLSELKGATINAVQAADLIKNLGVIVQ, from the coding sequence ATGCGCATTTTGCAGCCCGAATTTCCCGAGCCGCTTTATCCCGCCGATTTTTCCGCCGCAGTATCGGAATACCGCGACACGGAAGAGCGCATCGAACAAAAAATTTTCAAAAATTTCCGCGCCGAAAACGAACGGTTCGGGCACGCCGAATTTTTCGGCTGCGTGTTCGAAAACTGCAAATTCAACGACTGTGCCTTCGAACGCTTCGAATATACCAACGCCGTGTTCCGCGGCTGCGATTTTTCCAACGGCAGCCTACGCAATTCCTATTTCAAGCAGTGCGCCTTTCTGCAATCCAAATGGATGGGCGCGGATCTGTCCGAAAGCGTCCTGAAAGAGATCGTCGCGACGGGCTGTAACTTTTCTTACGCCAATCTGAACGCGGAAAAAATGCAGAACGCCTGCTGGAAGGAGTGCGATTTTTCTTTTGCCGACGTCGCCATGGGCAAACTGAAAGGCGTCGCCTTTTCCAAATGCGATTTTACGCGCGTGAATTTTTACACGACCTCGCTCAAAGGGATTAATTTGAGCGACAGCAAATTGAGCGGCATCGAGATCTCCGCCGATCTTTCCGAACTCAAAGGCGCGACAATCAACGCCGTGCAGGCGGCGGATCTAATCAAAAATCTGGGGGTGATCGTGCAATGA
- a CDS encoding aminopeptidase codes for MKKSLLKNYAKLIAVVGGNIRPGQDVEIFAEPDQPAFVTYLCEECYKAGARSVRVEWSSQAVDRLAARFESQKTLSQVPSWEEELLKERTEKLPVRIKILSADPDGMKGVDRDKLTKAQAVRSLITKPYQDRMTNRYQWCVAAVPSVGWAKKIFPDERSNAAVEKLWQLILETSRAAGKDPLTDWMWHNRALKERCEKLNAMGLASLEYKSSNGTDFSIALIPEAEFIAGKKVTADGHYFNPNIPTEEVFTTPLKNSAQGLVRATRPLSYGGELIEDFWIRFENGKAVEWGAEENEKLLGDIINMDEGSCYLGECALVPCDSPINKSGILFYNTLFDENAACHLALGRGYTNTVKNFASYGREQFAAMGINDSSVHVDFMVGTRDLFITGVTKEGARLPIFERGNWAF; via the coding sequence ATGAAAAAAAGTCTGCTGAAAAATTACGCGAAACTCATCGCCGTTGTCGGCGGAAATATACGCCCCGGGCAGGACGTGGAAATTTTTGCCGAGCCCGACCAGCCCGCGTTCGTCACGTATTTGTGCGAAGAATGCTACAAGGCGGGCGCGCGCAGCGTGCGTGTCGAGTGGTCGAGCCAGGCGGTCGACCGCCTCGCCGCCCGCTTCGAATCGCAAAAGACGCTCTCGCAGGTGCCTTCGTGGGAAGAGGAACTTTTAAAAGAGCGCACGGAAAAACTGCCCGTACGCATCAAGATCCTGTCCGCCGACCCCGACGGCATGAAGGGCGTAGACCGCGACAAACTCACCAAGGCGCAAGCGGTGCGCTCGCTCATTACCAAACCTTATCAGGACCGCATGACCAACCGCTATCAGTGGTGCGTGGCGGCTGTGCCTTCCGTTGGTTGGGCGAAAAAGATTTTCCCCGACGAGCGTTCCAACGCGGCGGTGGAAAAATTGTGGCAACTCATATTGGAAACTTCCCGCGCGGCGGGGAAGGATCCTCTCACCGACTGGATGTGGCATAACCGCGCCTTGAAGGAGCGCTGCGAAAAACTCAACGCCATGGGACTTGCGTCCCTCGAATATAAAAGTTCCAACGGCACGGATTTTTCCATAGCCCTCATCCCCGAAGCGGAATTCATCGCGGGCAAAAAGGTGACGGCGGACGGACATTATTTCAACCCCAACATTCCCACCGAAGAGGTGTTCACCACGCCTCTCAAAAATTCGGCGCAGGGACTGGTGCGCGCGACGCGGCCGCTCTCCTACGGGGGCGAACTCATCGAGGATTTCTGGATACGTTTCGAGAACGGAAAGGCGGTCGAGTGGGGCGCGGAGGAGAATGAAAAACTGCTTGGCGACATCATCAACATGGACGAAGGCTCGTGCTATCTGGGCGAATGCGCGCTCGTGCCCTGCGATTCTCCCATCAACAAGAGCGGTATTTTATTCTATAACACCCTGTTTGATGAAAACGCCGCCTGCCATCTGGCGCTCGGGCGCGGCTATACCAATACCGTGAAGAACTTTGCCTCATACGGGCGCGAACAATTCGCCGCAATGGGCATCAACGATTCTTCCGTGCACGTCGATTTTATGGTTGGCACGCGCGATCTGTTCATCACGGGCGTTACGAAAGAGGGCGCGCGCCTGCCCATTTTCGAGCGCGGCAACTGGGCGTTTTAA
- a CDS encoding aminopeptidase: MKKTVLKNYAKLIAKTGVNVKSGQDVIIRAELDQPEFVAYVAEECYRAGARNVRVEWSHQPVSRLNAIYQSEDTLAEVAPWQEEKLRDQSLSLPAVIYLESADPDGMNGVDAHKVSSASMRRFPKIKPYRDAMENKYQWCIAAVAGKNWAKKVFPKEKNAQAAEEKLWEAILRCSRAEGNPIGNWNEHNKNLSERCRILNGLHLKKLFYRSSNGTDLTVGLMPEGVFAGGGETTLSGRYFNPNIPSEEVFTTPRRGLAEGVVYSTKPLSYQGQLIENFHLRFADGKVTEAAAEKGEEVLKKMLAMDEGASYLGECALVPFDSPINESGLLFYNTLFDENASCHLALGRGFSMCVKGYENYSDEKIKELGVNDSMIHVDFMIGARDLSIEGETEDGARVPIFVNGNWAI, translated from the coding sequence ATGAAAAAGACTGTTTTGAAAAATTATGCGAAACTCATCGCCAAGACGGGCGTCAACGTAAAGAGCGGGCAGGACGTGATCATTCGCGCGGAACTCGACCAGCCCGAATTCGTGGCGTACGTGGCGGAAGAATGTTACCGTGCGGGCGCAAGGAACGTGCGCGTGGAATGGTCGCATCAGCCCGTTTCCAGGCTCAACGCGATTTATCAGAGCGAGGATACCCTCGCGGAAGTCGCGCCCTGGCAGGAAGAAAAACTGCGCGACCAGTCGCTCTCTCTTCCCGCCGTCATTTATCTGGAATCGGCGGATCCCGACGGCATGAACGGCGTGGACGCGCACAAAGTGAGCAGCGCCTCCATGCGCCGCTTTCCCAAGATCAAACCCTACCGCGACGCGATGGAAAATAAATATCAGTGGTGTATCGCGGCGGTCGCGGGCAAAAACTGGGCGAAAAAAGTATTTCCCAAAGAAAAAAACGCGCAGGCTGCCGAAGAAAAATTATGGGAGGCGATCTTGCGCTGTTCCCGCGCGGAAGGCAATCCCATCGGCAACTGGAACGAACACAATAAAAATCTTTCCGAACGCTGCCGTATCCTGAACGGACTTCATCTGAAAAAACTTTTTTACCGTTCGTCCAACGGCACCGACCTTACCGTGGGGCTCATGCCCGAAGGCGTGTTTGCAGGCGGCGGCGAAACGACGCTTTCGGGCCGCTATTTCAATCCGAACATTCCGTCGGAAGAGGTGTTCACGACTCCCCGACGCGGCTTGGCGGAGGGTGTCGTGTACTCGACGAAGCCGCTCTCTTATCAGGGGCAGTTGATCGAAAACTTTCATCTGCGCTTTGCGGACGGAAAAGTGACGGAGGCTGCGGCGGAAAAGGGCGAAGAAGTGCTCAAAAAAATGCTCGCCATGGACGAGGGCGCGTCCTATCTCGGCGAATGCGCGCTCGTGCCGTTCGATTCGCCTATCAACGAGAGCGGTCTGCTCTTTTACAATACGCTGTTCGACGAAAACGCCAGTTGCCACCTTGCGCTCGGCAGGGGCTTTTCCATGTGCGTGAAGGGTTATGAAAATTATTCCGACGAAAAGATCAAAGAACTCGGCGTCAACGATTCGATGATCCACGTCGATTTCATGATCGGCGCCCGCGACCTTTCCATCGAAGGCGAAACGGAGGACGGTGCGCGCGTGCCCATATTCGTAAACGGTAACTGGGCGATTTAA